In one Balaenoptera musculus isolate JJ_BM4_2016_0621 chromosome 2, mBalMus1.pri.v3, whole genome shotgun sequence genomic region, the following are encoded:
- the TLE3 gene encoding transducin-like enhancer protein 3 isoform X2, which produces MYPQGRHPAPHQPGQPGFKFTVAESCDRIKDEFQFLQAQYHSLKVEYDKLANEKTEMQRHYVMYYEMSYGLNIEMHKQTEIAKRLNTILAQIMPFLSQEHQQQVAQAVERAKQVTMTELNAIIGVRGLPNLPLTQQQLQAQHLSHATHGPPVQLPPHPSGLQPPGIPPVTGSSSGLLALGALGSQAHLSVKDEKNHHELDHRERESSTNNSVSPSESLRASEKHRGSADYSMEAKKRKAEEKDSLSRYDSDGDKSDDLVVDVSNEDPATPRVSPAHSPPENGLDKARGLKKDAPTSPASVASSSSTPSSKTKDLGHNDKSSTPGLKSNTPTPRNDAPTPGTSTTPGLRSMPGKPPGMDPIGIMASALRTPISITSSYAAPFAMMSHHEMNGSLTSPSAYAGLHNIPPQMSAAAAAAAAAYGRSPMVGFDPHPPMRATGLPSSLASIPGGKPAYSFHVSADGQMQPVPFPHDALAGPGIPRHARQINTLSHGEVVCAVTISNPTRHVYTGGKGCVKIWDISQPGSKSPISQLDCLNRDNYIRSCKLLPDGRTLIVGGEASTLTIWDLASPTPRIKAELTSSAPACYALAISPDAKVCFSCCSDGNIAVWDLHNQTLVRQFQGHTDGASCIDISHDGTKLWTGGLDNTVRSWDLREGRQLQQHDFTSQIFSLGYCPTGEWLAVGMESSNVEVLHHTKPDKYQLHLHESCVLSLKFAYCGKWFVSTGKDNLLNAWRTPYGASIFQSKESSSVLSCDISADDKYIVTGSGDKKATVYEVIY; this is translated from the exons ACAGAGATTGCGAAGAGACTGAACACGATTTTAGCACAGATCATGCCTTTCCTGTCACAAGAG CACCAGCAGCAAGTGGCGCAGGCGGTGGAGCGAGCCAAGCAGGTCACCATGACAGAGCTGAACGCCATCATCGGGGTACGTGGACTCCCCAATCTGCCTCTCACC CAACAGCAGCTCCAGGCGCAGCACCTCTCCCACGCCACGCACGGCCCCCCGGTGCAGCTGCCACCCCACCCGTcaggcctccagcctccagggaTCCCCCCAGTGACGGGGAGCAGCTCAGGGCTGCTGGCGCTTGGTGCCCTGGGCAGCCAGGCCCACCTGTCGGTGAAGGACGAGAAGAACCACCATGAGCTGGACCACAGAG AGAGAGAATCCAGCACG AATAACTCGGTGTCGCCCTCGGAAAGCCTACGGGCCAGTGAGAAGCACCGGGGCTCCGCGGACTACAGCATGGAAGCCAAGAAGCGGAAAGCGGAGGAGAAGGACAGTTTGAGCCGATAC GACAGTGACGGGGACAAGAGTGACGATCTGGTGGTGGACGTTTCCAATGAG GACCCAGCGACGCCCCGGGTCAGCCCCGCACACTCCCCTCCTGAAAACGGGCTGGACAAGGCCCGTGGCCTGAAGAAGGACGCCCCCACCAGCCCCGCCTCAGTGGCATCCTCCAGCAGCACGCCCTCCTCCAAGACCAAAGACCTTGGTCAT AATGACAAATCCTCCACCCCTGGGCTCAAGTCCAACACACCAACCCCAAGGAACGATGCCCCAACTCCGGGCACCAGCACGACCCCGGGACTCCGGTCGATGCCGGGCAAACCTCCAGGCATGGACCCGATAGGTATAATGG CCTCGGCCCTGCGCACGCCCATCTCCATCACCAGCTCCTACGCTGCGCCCTTTGCCATGATGAGCCACCATGAGATGAACGGCTCCCTCACCAGCCCCAGCGCCTACGCCGGCCTCCACAACATCCCACCCCAGATGAGCGcggctgccgccgccgctgccgccgcctaTGGCCGATCGCCAATG GTTGGGTTTGACCCTCACCCCCCGATGCGGGCCACGGGCCTGCCCTCCAGCCTCGCCTCCATTCCTGGTGGAAAACC AGCCTACTCTTTCCACGTGAGTGCTGACGGGCAGATGCAGCCCGTGCCCTTCCCCCACGATGCCCTGGCAGGCCCCGGCATCCCCAGGCACGCCCGGCAGATCAACACACTCAGCCACGGGGAGGTGGTGTGTGCGGTGACCATCAGCAACCCCACGCGGCACGTCTACACAGGTGGCAAGGGCTGCGTGAAGATCTGGGACATCAGCCAGCCGGGCAGCAAGAGCCCCATCTCCCAGCTGGACTGCCTG aACAGGGACAACTACATCCGCTCCTGCAAGCTGCTCCCCGACGGGCGCACGCTGATCGTGGGCGGCGAGGCCAGCACGCTCACCATCTGGGACCTGGCCTCACCCACGCCCCGCATCAAGGCCGAGCTGACGTCCTCGGCTCCGGCCTGCTACGCCCTGGCCATCAGCCCCGACGCCAAAGTCTGCTTCTCCTGCTGTAGCGACGGGAACATTGCCGTGTGGGACCTGCACAACCAGACGCTGGTCAG GCAGTTCCAGGGCCACACGGATGGGGCCAGCTGCATAGACATCTCCCACGACGGCACCAAGCTGTGGACCGGAGGCCTGGACAACACCGTGCGCTCCTGGGACCTGCGGGAGGGCCGGCAGCTGCAGCAGCATGACTTCACCTCCCAG ATCTTCTCGCTGGGTTACTGCCCCACCGGGGAGTGGCTGGCTGTGGGCATGGAGAGCAGCAACGTGGAGGTGCTGCACCACACCAAGCCCGACAAGTACCAGCTGCACCTGCACGAGAGCTGTGTGCTGTCCCTCAAATTCGCCTACTGCG GCAAGTGGTTTGTGAGCACCGGGAAGGATAACCTTCTCAACGCCTGGAGGACACCGTATGGAGCCAGCATATTCCAG tcTAAGGAATCCTCGTCTGTCTTGAGTTGTGACATTTCGGCGGATGACAAATATATTGTAACAGGCTCTGGTGACAAGAAGGCCACGGTTTATGAGGTCATCTACTAA
- the TLE3 gene encoding transducin-like enhancer protein 3 isoform X3: protein MYPQGRHPAPHQPGQPGFKFTVAESCDRIKDEFQFLQAQYHSLKVEYDKLANEKTEMQRHYVMYYEMSYGLNIEMHKQTEIAKRLNTILAQIMPFLSQEHQQQVAQAVERAKQVTMTELNAIIGVRGLPNLPLTQQQLQAQHLSHATHGPPVQLPPHPSGLQPPGIPPVTGSSSGLLALGALGSQAHLSVKDEKNHHELDHRERESSTNNSVSPSESLRASEKHRGSADYSMEAKKRKAEEKDSLSRYDSDGDKSDDLVVDVSNEDPATPRVSPAHSPPENGLDKARGLKKDAPTSPASVASSSSTPSSKTKDLGHNDKSSTPGLKSNTPTPRNDAPTPGTSTTPGLRSMPGKPPGMDPIASALRTPISITSSYAAPFAMMSHHEMNGSLTSPSAYAGLHNIPPQMSAAAAAAAAAYGRSPMVGFDPHPPMRATGLPSSLASIPGGKPAYSFHVSADGQMQPVPFPHDALAGPGIPRHARQINTLSHGEVVCAVTISNPTRHVYTGGKGCVKIWDISQPGSKSPISQLDCLNRDNYIRSCKLLPDGRTLIVGGEASTLTIWDLASPTPRIKAELTSSAPACYALAISPDAKVCFSCCSDGNIAVWDLHNQTLVRQFQGHTDGASCIDISHDGTKLWTGGLDNTVRSWDLREGRQLQQHDFTSQIFSLGYCPTGEWLAVGMESSNVEVLHHTKPDKYQLHLHESCVLSLKFAYCGKWFVSTGKDNLLNAWRTPYGASIFQSKESSSVLSCDISADDKYIVTGSGDKKATVYEVIY from the exons ACAGAGATTGCGAAGAGACTGAACACGATTTTAGCACAGATCATGCCTTTCCTGTCACAAGAG CACCAGCAGCAAGTGGCGCAGGCGGTGGAGCGAGCCAAGCAGGTCACCATGACAGAGCTGAACGCCATCATCGGGGTACGTGGACTCCCCAATCTGCCTCTCACC CAACAGCAGCTCCAGGCGCAGCACCTCTCCCACGCCACGCACGGCCCCCCGGTGCAGCTGCCACCCCACCCGTcaggcctccagcctccagggaTCCCCCCAGTGACGGGGAGCAGCTCAGGGCTGCTGGCGCTTGGTGCCCTGGGCAGCCAGGCCCACCTGTCGGTGAAGGACGAGAAGAACCACCATGAGCTGGACCACAGAG AGAGAGAATCCAGCACG AATAACTCGGTGTCGCCCTCGGAAAGCCTACGGGCCAGTGAGAAGCACCGGGGCTCCGCGGACTACAGCATGGAAGCCAAGAAGCGGAAAGCGGAGGAGAAGGACAGTTTGAGCCGATAC GACAGTGACGGGGACAAGAGTGACGATCTGGTGGTGGACGTTTCCAATGAG GACCCAGCGACGCCCCGGGTCAGCCCCGCACACTCCCCTCCTGAAAACGGGCTGGACAAGGCCCGTGGCCTGAAGAAGGACGCCCCCACCAGCCCCGCCTCAGTGGCATCCTCCAGCAGCACGCCCTCCTCCAAGACCAAAGACCTTGGTCAT AATGACAAATCCTCCACCCCTGGGCTCAAGTCCAACACACCAACCCCAAGGAACGATGCCCCAACTCCGGGCACCAGCACGACCCCGGGACTCCGGTCGATGCCGGGCAAACCTCCAGGCATGGACCCGATAG CCTCGGCCCTGCGCACGCCCATCTCCATCACCAGCTCCTACGCTGCGCCCTTTGCCATGATGAGCCACCATGAGATGAACGGCTCCCTCACCAGCCCCAGCGCCTACGCCGGCCTCCACAACATCCCACCCCAGATGAGCGcggctgccgccgccgctgccgccgcctaTGGCCGATCGCCAATG GTTGGGTTTGACCCTCACCCCCCGATGCGGGCCACGGGCCTGCCCTCCAGCCTCGCCTCCATTCCTGGTGGAAAACC AGCCTACTCTTTCCACGTGAGTGCTGACGGGCAGATGCAGCCCGTGCCCTTCCCCCACGATGCCCTGGCAGGCCCCGGCATCCCCAGGCACGCCCGGCAGATCAACACACTCAGCCACGGGGAGGTGGTGTGTGCGGTGACCATCAGCAACCCCACGCGGCACGTCTACACAGGTGGCAAGGGCTGCGTGAAGATCTGGGACATCAGCCAGCCGGGCAGCAAGAGCCCCATCTCCCAGCTGGACTGCCTG aACAGGGACAACTACATCCGCTCCTGCAAGCTGCTCCCCGACGGGCGCACGCTGATCGTGGGCGGCGAGGCCAGCACGCTCACCATCTGGGACCTGGCCTCACCCACGCCCCGCATCAAGGCCGAGCTGACGTCCTCGGCTCCGGCCTGCTACGCCCTGGCCATCAGCCCCGACGCCAAAGTCTGCTTCTCCTGCTGTAGCGACGGGAACATTGCCGTGTGGGACCTGCACAACCAGACGCTGGTCAG GCAGTTCCAGGGCCACACGGATGGGGCCAGCTGCATAGACATCTCCCACGACGGCACCAAGCTGTGGACCGGAGGCCTGGACAACACCGTGCGCTCCTGGGACCTGCGGGAGGGCCGGCAGCTGCAGCAGCATGACTTCACCTCCCAG ATCTTCTCGCTGGGTTACTGCCCCACCGGGGAGTGGCTGGCTGTGGGCATGGAGAGCAGCAACGTGGAGGTGCTGCACCACACCAAGCCCGACAAGTACCAGCTGCACCTGCACGAGAGCTGTGTGCTGTCCCTCAAATTCGCCTACTGCG GCAAGTGGTTTGTGAGCACCGGGAAGGATAACCTTCTCAACGCCTGGAGGACACCGTATGGAGCCAGCATATTCCAG tcTAAGGAATCCTCGTCTGTCTTGAGTTGTGACATTTCGGCGGATGACAAATATATTGTAACAGGCTCTGGTGACAAGAAGGCCACGGTTTATGAGGTCATCTACTAA
- the TLE3 gene encoding transducin-like enhancer protein 3 isoform X4, producing the protein MYPQGRHPAPHQPGQPGFKFTVAESCDRIKDEFQFLQAQYHSLKVEYDKLANEKTEMQRHYVMYYEMSYGLNIEMHKQTEIAKRLNTILAQIMPFLSQEHQQQVAQAVERAKQVTMTELNAIIGQQQLQAQHLSHATHGPPVQLPPHPSGLQPPGIPPVTGSSSGLLALGALGSQAHLSVKDEKNHHELDHRERESSTNNSVSPSESLRASEKHRGSADYSMEAKKRKAEEKDSLSRYDSDGDKSDDLVVDVSNEDPATPRVSPAHSPPENGLDKARGLKKDAPTSPASVASSSSTPSSKTKDLGHNDKSSTPGLKSNTPTPRNDAPTPGTSTTPGLRSMPGKPPGMDPIGIMASALRTPISITSSYAAPFAMMSHHEMNGSLTSPSAYAGLHNIPPQMSAAAAAAAAAYGRSPMVSFGAVGFDPHPPMRATGLPSSLASIPGGKPAYSFHVSADGQMQPVPFPHDALAGPGIPRHARQINTLSHGEVVCAVTISNPTRHVYTGGKGCVKIWDISQPGSKSPISQLDCLNRDNYIRSCKLLPDGRTLIVGGEASTLTIWDLASPTPRIKAELTSSAPACYALAISPDAKVCFSCCSDGNIAVWDLHNQTLVRQFQGHTDGASCIDISHDGTKLWTGGLDNTVRSWDLREGRQLQQHDFTSQIFSLGYCPTGEWLAVGMESSNVEVLHHTKPDKYQLHLHESCVLSLKFAYCGKWFVSTGKDNLLNAWRTPYGASIFQSKESSSVLSCDISADDKYIVTGSGDKKATVYEVIY; encoded by the exons ACAGAGATTGCGAAGAGACTGAACACGATTTTAGCACAGATCATGCCTTTCCTGTCACAAGAG CACCAGCAGCAAGTGGCGCAGGCGGTGGAGCGAGCCAAGCAGGTCACCATGACAGAGCTGAACGCCATCATCGGG CAACAGCAGCTCCAGGCGCAGCACCTCTCCCACGCCACGCACGGCCCCCCGGTGCAGCTGCCACCCCACCCGTcaggcctccagcctccagggaTCCCCCCAGTGACGGGGAGCAGCTCAGGGCTGCTGGCGCTTGGTGCCCTGGGCAGCCAGGCCCACCTGTCGGTGAAGGACGAGAAGAACCACCATGAGCTGGACCACAGAG AGAGAGAATCCAGCACG AATAACTCGGTGTCGCCCTCGGAAAGCCTACGGGCCAGTGAGAAGCACCGGGGCTCCGCGGACTACAGCATGGAAGCCAAGAAGCGGAAAGCGGAGGAGAAGGACAGTTTGAGCCGATAC GACAGTGACGGGGACAAGAGTGACGATCTGGTGGTGGACGTTTCCAATGAG GACCCAGCGACGCCCCGGGTCAGCCCCGCACACTCCCCTCCTGAAAACGGGCTGGACAAGGCCCGTGGCCTGAAGAAGGACGCCCCCACCAGCCCCGCCTCAGTGGCATCCTCCAGCAGCACGCCCTCCTCCAAGACCAAAGACCTTGGTCAT AATGACAAATCCTCCACCCCTGGGCTCAAGTCCAACACACCAACCCCAAGGAACGATGCCCCAACTCCGGGCACCAGCACGACCCCGGGACTCCGGTCGATGCCGGGCAAACCTCCAGGCATGGACCCGATAGGTATAATGG CCTCGGCCCTGCGCACGCCCATCTCCATCACCAGCTCCTACGCTGCGCCCTTTGCCATGATGAGCCACCATGAGATGAACGGCTCCCTCACCAGCCCCAGCGCCTACGCCGGCCTCCACAACATCCCACCCCAGATGAGCGcggctgccgccgccgctgccgccgcctaTGGCCGATCGCCAATGGTGAGCTTTGGAGCT GTTGGGTTTGACCCTCACCCCCCGATGCGGGCCACGGGCCTGCCCTCCAGCCTCGCCTCCATTCCTGGTGGAAAACC AGCCTACTCTTTCCACGTGAGTGCTGACGGGCAGATGCAGCCCGTGCCCTTCCCCCACGATGCCCTGGCAGGCCCCGGCATCCCCAGGCACGCCCGGCAGATCAACACACTCAGCCACGGGGAGGTGGTGTGTGCGGTGACCATCAGCAACCCCACGCGGCACGTCTACACAGGTGGCAAGGGCTGCGTGAAGATCTGGGACATCAGCCAGCCGGGCAGCAAGAGCCCCATCTCCCAGCTGGACTGCCTG aACAGGGACAACTACATCCGCTCCTGCAAGCTGCTCCCCGACGGGCGCACGCTGATCGTGGGCGGCGAGGCCAGCACGCTCACCATCTGGGACCTGGCCTCACCCACGCCCCGCATCAAGGCCGAGCTGACGTCCTCGGCTCCGGCCTGCTACGCCCTGGCCATCAGCCCCGACGCCAAAGTCTGCTTCTCCTGCTGTAGCGACGGGAACATTGCCGTGTGGGACCTGCACAACCAGACGCTGGTCAG GCAGTTCCAGGGCCACACGGATGGGGCCAGCTGCATAGACATCTCCCACGACGGCACCAAGCTGTGGACCGGAGGCCTGGACAACACCGTGCGCTCCTGGGACCTGCGGGAGGGCCGGCAGCTGCAGCAGCATGACTTCACCTCCCAG ATCTTCTCGCTGGGTTACTGCCCCACCGGGGAGTGGCTGGCTGTGGGCATGGAGAGCAGCAACGTGGAGGTGCTGCACCACACCAAGCCCGACAAGTACCAGCTGCACCTGCACGAGAGCTGTGTGCTGTCCCTCAAATTCGCCTACTGCG GCAAGTGGTTTGTGAGCACCGGGAAGGATAACCTTCTCAACGCCTGGAGGACACCGTATGGAGCCAGCATATTCCAG tcTAAGGAATCCTCGTCTGTCTTGAGTTGTGACATTTCGGCGGATGACAAATATATTGTAACAGGCTCTGGTGACAAGAAGGCCACGGTTTATGAGGTCATCTACTAA
- the TLE3 gene encoding transducin-like enhancer protein 3 isoform X1 translates to MYPQGRHPAPHQPGQPGFKFTVAESCDRIKDEFQFLQAQYHSLKVEYDKLANEKTEMQRHYVMYYEMSYGLNIEMHKQTEIAKRLNTILAQIMPFLSQEHQQQVAQAVERAKQVTMTELNAIIGVRGLPNLPLTQQQLQAQHLSHATHGPPVQLPPHPSGLQPPGIPPVTGSSSGLLALGALGSQAHLSVKDEKNHHELDHRERESSTNNSVSPSESLRASEKHRGSADYSMEAKKRKAEEKDSLSRYDSDGDKSDDLVVDVSNEDPATPRVSPAHSPPENGLDKARGLKKDAPTSPASVASSSSTPSSKTKDLGHNDKSSTPGLKSNTPTPRNDAPTPGTSTTPGLRSMPGKPPGMDPIGIMASALRTPISITSSYAAPFAMMSHHEMNGSLTSPSAYAGLHNIPPQMSAAAAAAAAAYGRSPMVSFGAVGFDPHPPMRATGLPSSLASIPGGKPAYSFHVSADGQMQPVPFPHDALAGPGIPRHARQINTLSHGEVVCAVTISNPTRHVYTGGKGCVKIWDISQPGSKSPISQLDCLNRDNYIRSCKLLPDGRTLIVGGEASTLTIWDLASPTPRIKAELTSSAPACYALAISPDAKVCFSCCSDGNIAVWDLHNQTLVRQFQGHTDGASCIDISHDGTKLWTGGLDNTVRSWDLREGRQLQQHDFTSQIFSLGYCPTGEWLAVGMESSNVEVLHHTKPDKYQLHLHESCVLSLKFAYCGKWFVSTGKDNLLNAWRTPYGASIFQSKESSSVLSCDISADDKYIVTGSGDKKATVYEVIY, encoded by the exons ACAGAGATTGCGAAGAGACTGAACACGATTTTAGCACAGATCATGCCTTTCCTGTCACAAGAG CACCAGCAGCAAGTGGCGCAGGCGGTGGAGCGAGCCAAGCAGGTCACCATGACAGAGCTGAACGCCATCATCGGGGTACGTGGACTCCCCAATCTGCCTCTCACC CAACAGCAGCTCCAGGCGCAGCACCTCTCCCACGCCACGCACGGCCCCCCGGTGCAGCTGCCACCCCACCCGTcaggcctccagcctccagggaTCCCCCCAGTGACGGGGAGCAGCTCAGGGCTGCTGGCGCTTGGTGCCCTGGGCAGCCAGGCCCACCTGTCGGTGAAGGACGAGAAGAACCACCATGAGCTGGACCACAGAG AGAGAGAATCCAGCACG AATAACTCGGTGTCGCCCTCGGAAAGCCTACGGGCCAGTGAGAAGCACCGGGGCTCCGCGGACTACAGCATGGAAGCCAAGAAGCGGAAAGCGGAGGAGAAGGACAGTTTGAGCCGATAC GACAGTGACGGGGACAAGAGTGACGATCTGGTGGTGGACGTTTCCAATGAG GACCCAGCGACGCCCCGGGTCAGCCCCGCACACTCCCCTCCTGAAAACGGGCTGGACAAGGCCCGTGGCCTGAAGAAGGACGCCCCCACCAGCCCCGCCTCAGTGGCATCCTCCAGCAGCACGCCCTCCTCCAAGACCAAAGACCTTGGTCAT AATGACAAATCCTCCACCCCTGGGCTCAAGTCCAACACACCAACCCCAAGGAACGATGCCCCAACTCCGGGCACCAGCACGACCCCGGGACTCCGGTCGATGCCGGGCAAACCTCCAGGCATGGACCCGATAGGTATAATGG CCTCGGCCCTGCGCACGCCCATCTCCATCACCAGCTCCTACGCTGCGCCCTTTGCCATGATGAGCCACCATGAGATGAACGGCTCCCTCACCAGCCCCAGCGCCTACGCCGGCCTCCACAACATCCCACCCCAGATGAGCGcggctgccgccgccgctgccgccgcctaTGGCCGATCGCCAATGGTGAGCTTTGGAGCT GTTGGGTTTGACCCTCACCCCCCGATGCGGGCCACGGGCCTGCCCTCCAGCCTCGCCTCCATTCCTGGTGGAAAACC AGCCTACTCTTTCCACGTGAGTGCTGACGGGCAGATGCAGCCCGTGCCCTTCCCCCACGATGCCCTGGCAGGCCCCGGCATCCCCAGGCACGCCCGGCAGATCAACACACTCAGCCACGGGGAGGTGGTGTGTGCGGTGACCATCAGCAACCCCACGCGGCACGTCTACACAGGTGGCAAGGGCTGCGTGAAGATCTGGGACATCAGCCAGCCGGGCAGCAAGAGCCCCATCTCCCAGCTGGACTGCCTG aACAGGGACAACTACATCCGCTCCTGCAAGCTGCTCCCCGACGGGCGCACGCTGATCGTGGGCGGCGAGGCCAGCACGCTCACCATCTGGGACCTGGCCTCACCCACGCCCCGCATCAAGGCCGAGCTGACGTCCTCGGCTCCGGCCTGCTACGCCCTGGCCATCAGCCCCGACGCCAAAGTCTGCTTCTCCTGCTGTAGCGACGGGAACATTGCCGTGTGGGACCTGCACAACCAGACGCTGGTCAG GCAGTTCCAGGGCCACACGGATGGGGCCAGCTGCATAGACATCTCCCACGACGGCACCAAGCTGTGGACCGGAGGCCTGGACAACACCGTGCGCTCCTGGGACCTGCGGGAGGGCCGGCAGCTGCAGCAGCATGACTTCACCTCCCAG ATCTTCTCGCTGGGTTACTGCCCCACCGGGGAGTGGCTGGCTGTGGGCATGGAGAGCAGCAACGTGGAGGTGCTGCACCACACCAAGCCCGACAAGTACCAGCTGCACCTGCACGAGAGCTGTGTGCTGTCCCTCAAATTCGCCTACTGCG GCAAGTGGTTTGTGAGCACCGGGAAGGATAACCTTCTCAACGCCTGGAGGACACCGTATGGAGCCAGCATATTCCAG tcTAAGGAATCCTCGTCTGTCTTGAGTTGTGACATTTCGGCGGATGACAAATATATTGTAACAGGCTCTGGTGACAAGAAGGCCACGGTTTATGAGGTCATCTACTAA